A window of the Burkholderiales bacterium genome harbors these coding sequences:
- the rplV gene encoding 50S ribosomal protein L22: MIKTSAILRGVRLSAQKGRLVADQVRGLPVDRALNVLAFSPKKGAVIIRKVLESAIANAEHNDGADIDDLRVSTISVERGPVMKRSTARAKGRGNRIVKPTCHIFVTVGD, translated from the coding sequence ATGATTAAGACATCAGCAATTTTACGCGGCGTGCGGCTTTCGGCGCAGAAAGGGCGGCTGGTCGCCGATCAGGTGCGCGGGCTGCCAGTCGACCGCGCCCTGAATGTTCTGGCTTTCAGTCCGAAAAAAGGCGCCGTCATCATACGCAAGGTGCTTGAATCGGCGATTGCCAACGCCGAACACAACGACGGCGCCGATATCGACGATCTCAGGGTCTCGACCATCTCTGTCGAACGCGGGCCGGTGATGAAGCGCTCGACCGCTCGCGCCAAAGGCCGCGGCAATCGCATCGTCAAGCCGACCTGCCATATTTTTGTGACGGTTGGAGATTAA